Proteins encoded by one window of Gordonia jinghuaiqii:
- a CDS encoding D-arabinono-1,4-lactone oxidase: MFPVTGTSVAHEQRWRNWGGTAECTPARVLRPSSVAEVTGIVRETAERGGTVKTVGAGHSFSPIAVADDVQLELSGLRGLVGVDGHRVALRAGTHLHEIPGLLAPFGLGMANLGDVDRQTIAGATSTGTHGTGLAFGGISTQIVGATIVTGTGDVVTLGPDDADLAAVALGLGALGVVVELTIECVEEFRLHAVEGPASADDAIASFLDRVASSDHHEFYLFPHTNCALVKTNTRVGADTPVSGPSRIRRYIDDELLSNKTLRLLCEVGSRAPRLVPAINGVVGRALSPRELTDASTKVFVSERDVRFREMEYAIDLDAVPDALREIRALLDRRKYLVSFPIEVRAAAADDLMLSTAAGRTSGYIAVHRYHRDDPADTAAYFADVEAILTGLGGRPHWGKMHTRDAEYLRSVYPRFDEFLAVRDRYDPSRVFANDHLRRVLGE; the protein is encoded by the coding sequence GTGTTTCCTGTGACCGGCACGTCTGTGGCGCACGAGCAACGCTGGCGCAACTGGGGCGGCACCGCGGAGTGCACACCGGCTCGGGTGCTGCGCCCCTCGAGCGTCGCCGAGGTGACGGGCATCGTGCGCGAGACCGCCGAACGCGGGGGGACGGTCAAGACCGTCGGCGCCGGACACAGCTTCTCCCCCATCGCCGTCGCCGACGATGTCCAGCTCGAGCTGTCGGGTCTGCGCGGCCTCGTCGGTGTCGACGGCCATCGGGTGGCGCTGCGTGCGGGGACGCATCTGCACGAGATCCCCGGCTTGCTGGCACCTTTCGGACTGGGCATGGCGAATCTCGGGGACGTGGACCGTCAAACCATCGCCGGCGCCACCTCCACCGGCACCCACGGCACCGGTCTGGCATTCGGGGGCATCAGCACGCAGATCGTCGGCGCGACGATCGTGACCGGCACCGGCGATGTGGTGACACTGGGACCCGACGATGCCGATCTGGCTGCTGTCGCACTGGGTCTCGGCGCACTCGGCGTCGTCGTGGAACTCACCATCGAGTGCGTGGAGGAGTTCCGGCTGCACGCCGTGGAGGGTCCGGCGTCCGCCGACGACGCGATCGCGTCGTTCCTCGATCGCGTCGCATCATCGGATCATCACGAGTTCTACCTGTTCCCGCACACGAATTGCGCCCTGGTGAAGACCAATACGCGCGTCGGTGCCGACACTCCCGTCAGCGGACCGTCGCGCATCAGGCGCTACATCGACGACGAGCTGTTGAGCAACAAGACGCTCCGGCTCCTCTGCGAGGTCGGCAGCCGTGCTCCCCGTCTGGTGCCGGCGATCAACGGCGTCGTCGGGCGCGCTCTGTCCCCTCGCGAGCTGACCGATGCCTCGACCAAGGTGTTCGTGTCCGAGCGCGACGTCCGGTTCCGCGAGATGGAGTACGCCATCGACCTCGACGCCGTGCCCGACGCACTTCGCGAGATCCGGGCGCTGCTCGATCGGCGCAAGTATCTCGTGAGCTTTCCGATCGAGGTGCGTGCCGCGGCCGCAGATGATCTGATGCTGTCCACCGCGGCCGGCCGCACCAGCGGCTACATCGCCGTACATCGTTACCACCGGGACGATCCGGCCGACACGGCCGCGTACTTCGCCGACGTCGAGGCGATCCTGACCGGGCTCGGCGGCCGCCCCCACTGGGGGAAGATGCACACTCGCGACGCCGAGTACCTGCGCAGCGTCTACCCGCGTTTCGACGAGTTCCTCGCCGTGCGTGACCGTTACGACCCGTCGCGGGTCTTCGCCAATGACCATCTGCGACGGGTGCTGGGCGAGTAG
- a CDS encoding alanine racemase: MSGSTDGRAVSGVHGGTATGGTWLTDPEGYWAAIDQAVADAGLDAPVLALDRAALEHNATDLIRRSAGVPIRLATKSVRVRSVISDITSRRGFHGVLAYDLAEAHWLATTAGIDDVLMGYPSVRRNALAAFAADDVAVRRVSVLVDSVDQLDVIDAVVSPERRPSIRVAIDVDASYRLLGGRIHIGVRRSPLHSRRAVLELARNIVARKGFDLVGVMSYEAQVAGVADDVPGKAVVNRAVGAMQHLSMAELRRRRGRIIAELREIADLDFVNAGGTGSLEETARDGAVTDIAAGSGLFGGHLFDGYRRFRPAPALAFGLDVVRRPAVDIVTCAGGGWIASGPPAADRLPKPVWPAGLDFVGTEAAGEVQTPLRGPAAAGLMIGDRVWFRHTKSGEVCERAREVAIIDRDDTGHAVVGEVVPTYRGEGRCFL; encoded by the coding sequence ATGTCAGGTTCGACTGACGGTCGCGCGGTGTCGGGGGTCCACGGCGGCACCGCCACCGGCGGCACGTGGCTGACCGATCCGGAGGGTTATTGGGCGGCAATCGATCAGGCGGTCGCTGACGCCGGTCTCGACGCGCCCGTCCTCGCGCTCGATCGTGCCGCGTTGGAGCACAACGCCACGGACCTGATCCGCCGCTCCGCCGGTGTCCCCATCCGGCTGGCGACCAAGTCCGTCCGGGTGCGCTCGGTGATCTCCGACATCACCAGCCGCAGGGGTTTTCACGGCGTCCTCGCCTACGACCTCGCCGAAGCGCATTGGCTCGCCACGACCGCGGGCATCGACGATGTGCTGATGGGTTACCCGAGTGTGCGGCGCAACGCGCTCGCCGCATTCGCCGCCGACGATGTGGCGGTGCGCCGGGTGAGCGTTCTGGTCGACTCGGTCGACCAGCTCGACGTCATCGACGCGGTGGTGTCGCCGGAGAGACGTCCGTCGATCCGGGTGGCCATCGACGTCGATGCGTCCTATCGGCTACTCGGCGGCCGCATACACATCGGGGTTCGCCGCTCCCCGCTGCACTCCCGGCGCGCGGTTCTCGAACTCGCCCGGAACATCGTGGCCCGCAAGGGTTTCGACCTCGTCGGCGTCATGTCGTATGAGGCGCAGGTCGCCGGTGTCGCCGACGACGTACCCGGCAAGGCGGTCGTGAACCGAGCCGTCGGCGCCATGCAACACCTGTCGATGGCCGAGCTCCGGCGCCGCCGCGGCCGGATCATCGCCGAGCTTCGGGAGATCGCCGACCTTGACTTCGTCAATGCCGGCGGCACCGGCTCCCTGGAGGAGACCGCGCGCGACGGTGCGGTCACCGACATCGCCGCGGGCAGCGGTCTTTTCGGCGGACACCTGTTCGACGGCTACCGCCGTTTCCGGCCCGCTCCCGCGCTGGCCTTCGGGCTCGACGTGGTCCGGCGCCCGGCGGTCGACATCGTGACGTGCGCGGGCGGCGGCTGGATCGCGTCGGGCCCACCGGCGGCCGACCGACTACCGAAACCGGTGTGGCCCGCCGGACTCGACTTCGTCGGCACCGAGGCCGCCGGCGAGGTGCAGACGCCGCTGCGGGGACCGGCTGCCGCGGGACTGATGATCGGCGACCGGGTGTGGTTCCGCCACACCAAGTCCGGCGAGGTCTGCGAACGGGCGCGCGAGGTCGCGATCATCGACCGCGACGATACGGGGCACGCCGTCGTGGGTGAGGTCGTGCCCACCTACCGGGGTGAGGGGAGGTGTTTCCTGTGA
- a CDS encoding TetR/AcrR family transcriptional regulator, producing the protein MSVDQRRKALVESAYRVIADHGVEGATTRRICAHAGMPLASFHYAFESRTALLCAVMETAVPVDIERMLHTVLPAAEYSEPPSLEAIRENMERQFFAFYDLLKADPGRMQAAIALGIYAHNHPELQPVGKAMYDQLYRVASAGLHAIAELTHARWTRPVEELGPFVIAATNSITLIYLSTADDKVVDSIITAVADQLITYVRFD; encoded by the coding sequence ATGTCCGTCGACCAACGTCGAAAAGCACTCGTCGAGTCGGCCTATCGCGTGATCGCCGATCACGGCGTCGAAGGCGCCACGACCCGGCGTATCTGCGCGCACGCCGGAATGCCGCTCGCCAGCTTCCACTACGCGTTCGAAAGTCGCACCGCGCTGCTCTGCGCGGTCATGGAGACGGCGGTCCCCGTCGACATCGAACGCATGCTCCACACCGTGCTCCCGGCCGCGGAGTACAGCGAGCCCCCGAGCCTCGAGGCGATCCGAGAGAACATGGAACGCCAGTTCTTCGCGTTCTACGATCTGCTCAAAGCCGATCCGGGCCGGATGCAGGCCGCGATCGCACTCGGCATCTACGCCCACAACCACCCGGAGCTGCAGCCGGTGGGCAAGGCGATGTACGACCAGCTCTACCGCGTCGCGTCGGCCGGTCTGCACGCCATCGCCGAGCTCACCCACGCCCGCTGGACACGGCCGGTGGAGGAGCTGGGCCCGTTCGTCATCGCGGCCACCAACTCCATCACCCTGATCTACCTCAGCACCGCCGACGACAAGGTCGTCGACAGCATCATCACCGCCGTCGCCGATCAGCTCATCACCTATGTCAGGTTCGACTGA
- a CDS encoding MBL fold metallo-hydrolase, with translation MNVTSTGNGGTTGNSGTEDSDAVPTVLRRVGSAGVMMADAVAERLAAGGLEPARALGATREEIAPHVSGSPHLRDGVFDNPEPPTQGDPDLQVFTDMARRPGKPRRPVMVTVPRFGAPADLAVTWLGHATAVVDIDGARVITDPVLSRRCSPSQLIGPGRMHEAPLTAQQLPPLDVVIISHDHYDHLDMHTVTTIAATQPDVVFVTTIGVAAHLVSWGIGEDRIRQADWWDEVIVETAGGALTFTCGPARHFSGRWLARNLTQWGSWAIAGHTHRVFFSGDTGYSERFEDVGAKLGPFDLTLIAVGAYDVMWPDIHVNPEEALSIHRMVSPGSGSDSVLIPIHWGTFNLARHPWGEPIARLQAHTHSDAPTVLVPQPGGSIDLEHRTGTGVAHPGWWEASA, from the coding sequence GTGAACGTGACCTCGACTGGAAATGGCGGGACGACGGGAAACAGCGGTACCGAGGACTCCGACGCTGTCCCCACGGTTCTCCGGCGGGTGGGCTCGGCGGGGGTGATGATGGCCGACGCGGTGGCCGAGCGGCTCGCGGCCGGCGGGCTCGAACCGGCCCGCGCGCTCGGCGCCACCCGTGAGGAGATCGCTCCCCACGTCAGCGGGTCCCCTCATCTGCGCGACGGTGTCTTCGACAATCCGGAACCGCCGACACAGGGCGACCCGGACCTCCAGGTGTTTACCGACATGGCACGACGCCCCGGGAAGCCGCGCCGCCCGGTGATGGTGACCGTACCCAGGTTCGGTGCACCGGCGGATCTCGCGGTCACCTGGCTCGGGCATGCCACCGCCGTCGTCGACATCGACGGCGCACGCGTCATCACCGATCCCGTCCTGAGCAGGCGTTGTTCACCGAGTCAGCTCATCGGACCCGGCCGGATGCATGAGGCGCCGCTGACCGCGCAGCAGCTGCCGCCCCTCGATGTCGTCATCATCAGCCACGACCACTACGACCACCTCGACATGCACACGGTCACCACCATCGCCGCCACCCAGCCCGACGTCGTGTTCGTGACGACGATCGGTGTCGCCGCCCACCTGGTGTCGTGGGGTATCGGCGAAGACCGCATCCGGCAGGCCGACTGGTGGGATGAGGTGATCGTGGAGACCGCAGGCGGTGCGCTGACGTTCACCTGCGGTCCCGCCCGCCACTTCTCCGGTCGATGGCTGGCGCGCAACCTCACCCAGTGGGGCAGCTGGGCGATCGCCGGGCACACCCACCGCGTGTTCTTCTCCGGGGACACCGGGTACAGCGAGCGATTCGAGGACGTCGGCGCGAAGCTCGGCCCGTTCGACCTGACGCTCATCGCCGTCGGCGCCTACGACGTGATGTGGCCCGACATCCACGTCAATCCGGAGGAGGCGCTCTCGATCCACCGGATGGTCTCACCCGGTTCCGGGTCGGATTCGGTACTGATCCCGATTCATTGGGGCACCTTCAACCTGGCGCGGCACCCCTGGGGCGAGCCGATCGCCCGCCTGCAGGCCCACACCCACTCCGACGCCCCGACGGTGCTGGTGCCGCAACCGGGTGGTTCGATCGACCTCGAACACCGCACCGGGACCGGTGTGGCGCACCCGGGTTGGTGGGAGGCATCAGCGTGA
- a CDS encoding HAD-IC family P-type ATPase, protein MTTETVNPGLTAAEVADRVAAGQVNAMPDRSGRSVSDIVRANVFTRINAILGVLFAIVAFTGSFINGLFGLLIIANSTIGIVQEIRAKRTLDKLAIVGQTRPRVRREGEVAELSPDEVVLDDIIEIGAGDQIVVDGEIIEATALDVDESLLTGEADPIDKDAGAKVLSGSFVVAGGGAYRATKVGADAYAAQLAAEASKFTLVSSELRSGIDQILRVITWLLIPAGLLTIVNQLFISNNDLKPALLGMVAALVPMVPEGLVLMTSIAFAVGVVRLGQRQCLVNELPAIEGLARVNVVCADKTGTLTENGMRLAEVRLVGNESAETSGQVLAALAAHDPRPNTSMIAVAEAYPSPPAWTVSAIKPFTSVTKWSGMSLRPEAGGAADAGHWLIGAPDVLLDPEGDTARLASDIGAAGLRVLLLARTDVPVDIEPEVGEIAPGTVTPVALVVLEQRVRPDARDTIDYFEQQHVAVKVISGDNARSVGAVAASLGLGSADTSVDARELPAGTDELAEVVEHGVTFGRVRPDQKRAMVKALQSRDNTVAMTGDGVNDVLALKDADIGVAMGSGSSAARSVAQIVLLDNKFATLPYVVGEGRRVIGNIERVSNLFLTKTVYAVLLALFVGIGGLLGKLLGADPLSYPFQPIHVTISAWFTIGIPAFVLSLAPNNERARRGFVRRVLLTAVPNGIIVGLCTFVTYVIVNPGGTGVEVGGDAVNLSPPQTQAATAALMTLIAIAVYVLAVVARPYNWWKVILIAVSAGAYVLIFAWPFTQDLFRLDSSNWEMNSVALIAAAVGIALVEAVSRVVPRWIAAHSTDAGQPIETVAAEG, encoded by the coding sequence ATGACGACGGAGACGGTCAATCCCGGTCTCACCGCAGCGGAGGTCGCCGATCGCGTCGCCGCGGGTCAGGTCAACGCGATGCCGGACCGGTCCGGGCGCAGCGTGTCGGACATCGTGCGCGCCAACGTGTTCACACGTATCAACGCCATCCTCGGCGTGCTGTTCGCCATCGTGGCCTTCACCGGGTCGTTCATCAACGGCCTGTTCGGCCTGCTCATCATCGCCAATTCGACGATCGGCATCGTTCAGGAGATCCGCGCCAAGCGCACCCTGGACAAACTCGCCATCGTCGGTCAGACCCGCCCCCGCGTGCGGCGCGAGGGCGAGGTCGCCGAGTTGTCGCCCGACGAGGTCGTCCTCGACGACATCATCGAGATCGGCGCGGGCGACCAGATCGTCGTCGACGGCGAGATCATCGAGGCCACCGCACTCGACGTCGACGAGTCGCTGCTCACCGGCGAGGCCGACCCCATCGACAAGGACGCCGGTGCCAAGGTGTTGTCGGGCAGCTTCGTCGTGGCCGGCGGCGGCGCCTACCGGGCCACCAAGGTCGGAGCCGATGCGTACGCCGCTCAGCTGGCGGCCGAGGCGTCGAAGTTCACCCTGGTCTCCTCCGAGCTGCGGTCGGGGATCGACCAGATCCTGCGGGTGATCACCTGGCTGCTGATCCCCGCAGGTCTGCTGACCATCGTCAATCAGCTGTTCATCAGCAACAACGACCTCAAACCCGCGCTGCTCGGGATGGTCGCGGCGCTGGTCCCGATGGTGCCCGAAGGTCTCGTCCTGATGACCTCGATCGCGTTTGCCGTCGGCGTCGTACGTCTGGGCCAGCGGCAGTGTCTCGTCAACGAACTCCCGGCGATCGAGGGCCTGGCCCGCGTCAACGTGGTGTGCGCCGACAAGACCGGCACCCTGACCGAGAACGGTATGCGGCTGGCCGAGGTGCGTCTCGTCGGCAACGAGTCCGCCGAGACGAGCGGGCAGGTGCTCGCCGCCCTCGCCGCGCACGATCCGCGGCCCAACACCAGCATGATCGCCGTTGCCGAGGCCTATCCGAGCCCACCGGCGTGGACGGTCTCGGCCATCAAGCCGTTCACCTCGGTGACCAAGTGGAGCGGTATGTCGCTCCGCCCGGAAGCCGGGGGCGCCGCCGACGCCGGGCACTGGCTGATCGGTGCCCCCGACGTCCTGCTCGACCCGGAGGGCGACACCGCCCGACTCGCCTCCGACATCGGCGCGGCCGGTTTACGCGTTCTTCTCCTCGCGCGAACCGACGTCCCCGTCGACATCGAACCCGAGGTGGGAGAGATCGCACCCGGAACGGTCACGCCGGTCGCGCTGGTGGTTCTCGAACAGCGGGTCCGGCCCGACGCGCGCGACACCATCGACTACTTCGAACAACAGCACGTCGCGGTCAAGGTGATCTCCGGTGACAACGCACGATCGGTCGGCGCGGTCGCCGCGTCACTGGGACTCGGATCTGCCGACACCTCGGTCGACGCGCGCGAATTGCCCGCGGGGACAGATGAACTCGCCGAGGTTGTCGAACACGGGGTCACCTTCGGCCGGGTGCGCCCGGATCAGAAGCGCGCCATGGTCAAAGCGCTGCAGTCGCGGGACAACACCGTCGCGATGACAGGCGACGGCGTCAACGACGTGCTGGCACTCAAAGACGCCGACATCGGTGTCGCGATGGGCTCGGGGAGCTCGGCCGCCCGGTCGGTCGCCCAGATAGTGTTGCTGGACAACAAGTTCGCGACCCTGCCGTACGTGGTGGGCGAGGGTCGACGCGTCATCGGCAACATCGAACGCGTCTCCAATCTGTTCCTCACCAAGACCGTCTACGCGGTGTTGCTCGCGTTGTTCGTCGGTATCGGTGGGCTGCTGGGCAAACTGCTCGGCGCGGACCCGCTGAGCTACCCGTTCCAGCCGATCCACGTGACCATCTCCGCGTGGTTCACCATCGGGATCCCCGCCTTCGTGCTGTCGCTGGCGCCCAACAACGAGCGGGCCCGCCGCGGATTCGTGCGCCGGGTGCTGCTCACCGCGGTGCCCAACGGCATCATCGTCGGACTCTGCACCTTCGTGACCTATGTGATCGTCAACCCGGGCGGGACGGGCGTCGAGGTCGGCGGCGACGCGGTCAACCTGTCGCCGCCGCAGACCCAGGCGGCCACCGCGGCCCTGATGACGCTGATCGCGATCGCGGTGTACGTGCTGGCCGTCGTCGCCCGGCCGTACAACTGGTGGAAAGTGATCCTCATCGCGGTCTCCGCCGGCGCCTACGTGCTGATCTTCGCGTGGCCGTTCACCCAGGACCTCTTCCGGCTGGACTCGTCGAACTGGGAGATGAACTCGGTGGCGCTCATCGCCGCGGCGGTCGGAATCGCACTGGTGGAGGCGGTTTCGCGGGTGGTGCCCCGGTGGATCGCCGCGCACAGCACCGATGCCGGTCAGCCCATCGAAACCGTCGCCGCCGAGGGCTAA
- a CDS encoding antitoxin: MDLKGLVNKARAALQKNPHLIEKGGDAIDKATKNKYAGQVNKAQDAVRKAVGTQNPHNPQNPQNPNPQNPQNPNPQNPNPQNPNPQNPPQ, encoded by the coding sequence ATGGATCTCAAGGGACTCGTCAACAAGGCCAGGGCAGCGCTGCAGAAGAACCCGCACCTGATCGAAAAGGGTGGCGACGCCATCGACAAGGCCACCAAGAACAAGTACGCGGGTCAGGTGAACAAAGCCCAGGATGCGGTGCGGAAGGCTGTCGGCACGCAGAACCCGCACAACCCGCAGAACCCGCAGAACCCGAACCCGCAGAACCCGCAGAACCCGAACCCGCAGAACCCCAACCCCCAGAACCCGAACCCCCAGAACCCGCCGCAGTAG
- a CDS encoding DNA-3-methyladenine glycosylase: MESLVFAMVPEPSAPAPVAEQARSLLGARLVGHGVTIALTEVEAYAGPDDPASHAYTRTARSEIMYGPPGRLYVYRIHGHHCANIVVAGPGPAAAVLLRAGAVTDGIELAHERRLAARSATVSDDHLARGPGNLTRALGITMADLGTDLADPTTPVTLEPAQPGADGVRVVAGPRVGVRRAAEVAWRFWIDGEPSVSAYRRHPRAAP, from the coding sequence ATGGAGTCACTCGTCTTCGCCATGGTCCCAGAGCCTAGTGCCCCCGCTCCGGTGGCCGAACAGGCACGTTCGCTGCTCGGCGCGCGTCTGGTCGGTCACGGGGTGACGATTGCGCTGACCGAGGTCGAGGCCTACGCCGGACCCGACGACCCCGCATCGCACGCGTACACGCGTACCGCGCGTTCGGAGATCATGTACGGCCCGCCCGGGCGGCTGTACGTCTACCGCATCCACGGCCATCACTGCGCCAACATCGTCGTGGCCGGCCCCGGTCCGGCGGCGGCGGTCCTGCTGCGCGCCGGTGCCGTGACCGACGGCATCGAACTGGCCCACGAACGACGCCTCGCCGCGCGTTCGGCGACGGTGTCCGACGACCATCTGGCCCGCGGCCCGGGGAATCTGACCCGCGCCCTCGGGATCACGATGGCCGACCTCGGAACCGACCTCGCCGATCCGACCACCCCGGTGACCCTCGAACCTGCGCAACCCGGCGCGGACGGCGTACGGGTGGTCGCCGGGCCGCGGGTCGGGGTTCGACGCGCCGCAGAAGTGGCGTGGCGCTTCTGGATCGACGGCGAGCCGAGCGTGTCGGCGTACCGGCGTCATCCGCGCGCGGCTCCCTGA
- a CDS encoding type II toxin-antitoxin system Rv0910 family toxin, with translation MAKTSDSIEVDLSPEDTWAAASDLSRYPEWLVIHEAWRSAVPGSADLGKGTEISSIVKVKGTRVRFDWVIEKFEPLTHVRLKGSGKGGVKAKLDLGITPTSGGSEVTFTVDLGGLPLIGPVGKTAAMAVSGDLRKSLLKFREVFS, from the coding sequence ATGGCGAAGACGAGTGACTCCATCGAAGTAGACCTGTCACCGGAAGATACCTGGGCCGCTGCGTCGGACCTGTCCCGGTATCCCGAATGGCTGGTGATCCACGAGGCCTGGCGCAGTGCCGTTCCGGGGTCTGCCGACCTCGGCAAGGGCACCGAGATCTCATCGATCGTCAAGGTCAAGGGCACCCGCGTGCGCTTCGACTGGGTCATCGAGAAGTTCGAACCTCTGACGCACGTGCGGCTCAAGGGCAGCGGCAAGGGCGGGGTCAAGGCGAAGCTGGATCTGGGCATCACTCCCACTTCGGGCGGATCGGAAGTAACCTTCACTGTTGATCTGGGTGGGTTGCCGCTGATCGGGCCGGTCGGCAAGACCGCGGCGATGGCTGTATCGGGGGATCTGCGTAAGTCACTGCTGAAATTCCGGGAGGTTTTCAGCTGA
- a CDS encoding substrate-binding domain-containing protein, with amino-acid sequence MGRHSSGADRAGGEPNGNDRTVRNNRADSAAGARAAGPPPSRRPSDRDDDFGFEHRDTGGGRRGGWLWAVAALIAVVALVSGVIIWQTGSSGCGDRTRVAVASDSAMTGPLREVARQAAADSCYDYDVQTAAGADVPGLLTQGAAAPDLWVADSQVQARRVTTQVRRELDLVSPSIASTPTVVAGEKVPELGTWVEVMTLPDLRTGSPVDTSTGDAPIIGALAAVDSGELPEEKFTEAMTILAIQQNNARLANDNEGTRLNLANTAGVPVVTTEQQFELFMRTHQGSKLTSTIPATGTVMLDYPLVNTAPAARQQTSADAGAALVAALGTDAGRKALTDAGYRDADGNGIGEPVKELGLRDPTSVDKALRQWQVLGVPIRTLVVQDTSGSMEIPVGGTTRAGLLIDASQTGLKLFPNNTMVGGWAFSVNKDGAGQDWEEMAPIRRLDARSGSGTHRDALGRAVEEGLSDLGGGTGLYDTTLAAFKKVQETYDPNYSNSVIIMTDGQNEDPDSITLNSLLAELKRLEDPARPVLVLTIGISDDADSDALRQISEATGGTTYVAKNAADIRTVFVDAIQARVAAAGR; translated from the coding sequence ATGGGGCGTCACAGCTCTGGTGCCGATCGCGCCGGTGGCGAGCCGAACGGCAACGACCGGACTGTTCGGAACAACCGCGCGGACTCTGCCGCCGGTGCCCGGGCGGCCGGACCGCCGCCGTCGCGGAGGCCGTCGGATCGCGATGACGACTTCGGGTTCGAGCATCGCGACACCGGTGGCGGCCGCCGCGGTGGCTGGCTGTGGGCCGTCGCCGCTCTGATCGCCGTGGTCGCCCTCGTCAGCGGCGTCATCATCTGGCAGACCGGCTCGAGCGGCTGCGGGGACCGGACCCGGGTGGCCGTGGCCTCCGATTCGGCGATGACGGGCCCGCTGCGCGAGGTCGCGCGGCAGGCCGCCGCGGACTCCTGCTACGACTACGACGTCCAGACCGCGGCCGGCGCCGACGTGCCCGGACTGCTGACGCAGGGTGCGGCCGCGCCCGACCTGTGGGTGGCCGATTCGCAGGTGCAGGCGCGCCGCGTCACCACGCAGGTGCGCCGGGAACTCGACCTGGTGTCCCCGTCGATCGCCTCCACGCCGACCGTTGTCGCCGGTGAGAAGGTCCCCGAGCTGGGCACCTGGGTCGAGGTGATGACGTTGCCGGATCTGCGGACCGGCAGCCCGGTCGACACCAGCACCGGAGACGCACCGATCATCGGCGCGCTCGCAGCCGTGGACTCCGGTGAGCTTCCCGAGGAGAAGTTCACCGAGGCGATGACGATCCTGGCGATCCAGCAGAACAATGCGCGCCTGGCCAACGACAACGAGGGCACCCGGCTCAACCTCGCGAACACCGCGGGCGTGCCGGTGGTGACCACCGAGCAGCAGTTCGAGCTGTTCATGCGAACACACCAGGGGTCGAAGCTGACCTCGACGATCCCGGCGACGGGCACCGTCATGCTCGACTATCCGCTCGTCAACACCGCCCCCGCCGCACGTCAGCAGACCTCGGCCGACGCCGGCGCCGCTCTGGTGGCGGCGCTGGGCACCGACGCCGGCCGCAAGGCGCTGACCGATGCGGGGTACCGCGACGCCGACGGCAACGGGATCGGCGAGCCGGTGAAGGAACTCGGACTCCGCGACCCGACGTCGGTCGACAAGGCGCTGCGCCAGTGGCAGGTCCTCGGGGTGCCGATCCGCACGCTCGTCGTACAGGACACCTCGGGTTCGATGGAGATCCCGGTCGGCGGCACCACCCGCGCCGGGCTGCTGATCGACGCGTCGCAGACGGGTCTGAAGCTGTTCCCGAACAACACGATGGTCGGCGGGTGGGCGTTCAGCGTGAACAAGGACGGCGCCGGTCAGGACTGGGAGGAGATGGCCCCGATCCGCCGCCTGGACGCACGCTCGGGCAGCGGCACGCATCGCGACGCCCTCGGGCGGGCCGTCGAGGAGGGACTGTCGGATCTGGGCGGCGGCACCGGCCTGTACGACACCACACTCGCGGCGTTCAAGAAGGTCCAGGAGACCTACGACCCCAACTACTCCAACAGCGTCATCATCATGACCGACGGACAGAACGAGGACCCCGACAGCATCACCCTGAACAGCCTGCTGGCCGAGCTCAAGCGCCTCGAGGACCCGGCCCGCCCGGTCCTGGTGTTGACGATCGGTATCTCCGACGACGCGGACTCCGATGCGCTCAGACAGATCTCGGAGGCCACCGGAGGCACCACGTACGTCGCGAAGAACGCCGCCGACATCCGCACCGTGTTCGTCGACGCCATCCAGGCGCGGGTGGCCGCGGCGGGTCGCTGA
- a CDS encoding FMN-binding protein, which produces MTPTSARSQALDPADTVTDSPSRAARASSSRRSATLTRTGGVVAAMAVVGLAAGACSSEDSGSGNSTAGTAAGTSAAAGSGDYENGEYTAVGEYNSPGGPQTVGVTVTLSNSVITAVSIDTSQTKGPSLEYQGKFAGGISDVIVGKNIDEIEVDKVSGSSLTSGGFNEAITQIKEEAQA; this is translated from the coding sequence ATGACCCCCACCTCAGCACGTTCTCAGGCCCTCGACCCCGCCGACACCGTCACCGATTCCCCGTCGCGCGCAGCACGTGCGTCCTCGTCTCGTCGTTCGGCCACACTGACCCGCACCGGCGGCGTGGTGGCCGCGATGGCGGTCGTCGGACTCGCCGCCGGGGCGTGCTCGTCGGAGGATTCCGGTTCCGGGAACTCGACGGCGGGGACGGCAGCGGGAACGTCGGCGGCCGCGGGTTCGGGCGACTACGAGAACGGCGAATACACCGCTGTGGGCGAGTACAACTCCCCGGGCGGACCGCAGACGGTCGGCGTGACGGTGACCCTGTCGAACTCGGTCATCACCGCGGTCTCCATCGACACCAGCCAGACCAAGGGGCCGTCCCTGGAGTATCAGGGCAAGTTCGCGGGCGGCATCTCCGACGTCATCGTGGGCAAGAACATCGACGAGATCGAGGTCGACAAGGTCTCGGGCTCGTCGCTCACCTCGGGTGGCTTCAACGAGGCGATCACGCAGATCAAGGAAGAGGCCCAGGCCTGA